Proteins from a genomic interval of Scophthalmus maximus strain ysfricsl-2021 chromosome 22, ASM2237912v1, whole genome shotgun sequence:
- the npvf gene encoding pro-FMRFamide-related neuropeptide VF, whose product MLTTVFLSALLMQGGLGGAAASDLRVYGKSMHRDKTLLSRDDGRHAVRRQPHQQTKSESHRSLDLGSLNMHVTPAISKISLPTIIKLYAPTAKPIHMHVNMPMRFGREKDPDDDKAPNSPNMPQRFGRSRAVNRLCAAGCPEVREAPNPELRHRFGRNGLYWSLLKTLASE is encoded by the exons ATGTTGAccactgtgtttctgtcagcGCTCCTGATGCAGGGAGGTCTCGGAGGGGCAGCGGCGTCTGACCTTCGGGTCTATGGGAAATCAATGCACCGCGATAAAACTTTGCTGAGCAGAGACGACGGAAGACACGCTGTGAGGAGACAGCCACACCAACAA ACAAAAAGTGAAAGCCACCGGAGCTTGGATCTCGGGAGCCTCAACATGCACGTGACCCCGGCCATCAGCAAAATCAGCCTCCCGACCATCATCAAGCTCTACGCGCCCACCGCCAAGCCCATCCACATGCACGTCAACATGCCCATGCGCTTTGGTAGAGAGAAAGACCCTGACGATGACAAGGCGCCGAACTCCCCCAACATGCCGCAGAGGTTTGGACGATCCAGGGCAGTGAACCGACTGTGTGCTGCAGGGTGTCCCGAAGTGCGAGAAGCACCGAACCCAGAGCTGCGTCACAGATTTGGGAGAAACGGTCTTTACTGGAGCCTTCTCAAAACTCTAGCCagtgaatag